A stretch of the Capsicum annuum cultivar UCD-10X-F1 chromosome 10, UCD10Xv1.1, whole genome shotgun sequence genome encodes the following:
- the LOC107844065 gene encoding replication factor C subunit 3 isoform X1, whose protein sequence is MLWVDKYRPKTLDKVIVHQDVAQNLQKLVSEGDCPHLLFYGPSGSGKKTLIMALLRQIFGPSADKVKVENKVWKVDAGTRTIDVELTTLSSTHHVELNPSDAGFQDRYVVQEIIKEMAKNRPIDTKGKKGFKVLVLNEVDKLSREAQHSLRRTMEKYSASCRLVLCSNSSSKVTEAVRSRCLNVRINAPMEEEIVNVLEFIAKKEGLQSPQGFAARIAEKSNRNLRRAVLTFETCRVQQYPFTNNQAIPPMDWEQYVSEIASDIMKEQSPKRLFEVRGKLYELLTNCIPPEIILKRLLFELLKKLDSELKHEVSNWAAHYEHRMRLGQKAIFHLEAFVAKFMSIYKSFLISTFG, encoded by the exons ATGTTGTGGGTTGACAAGTACCGCCCTAAAACCCTAGACAAAGTTATTGTACACCAGGATGTTGCTCAAAATCTTCAAAAACTG GTTTCGGAGGGAGATTGTCCTCATCTCCTCTTTTACGGGCCTTCCGGCTCAGGGAAGAAAACTTTGATTATGGCACTTCTTAGACAGATTTTTGGTCCCAGTGCTGATAAG gttaaggttgagaacaaGGTTTGGAAAGTTGAT GCTGGTACACGGACAATTGATGTGGAGCTCACGACATTGTCAAGCACTCACCATGTTGAATTAAATCCAAGTGATGCGGGATTTCAGGACAGATATGTTGTTCAAGAGATAATCAAAGAAATGGCCAAGAATAGACCAATTGACACGAAAGGGAAAAAGGGGTTTAAAG TTTTAGTGCTAAATGAAGTTGACAAGCTCTCAAGAGAAGCACAACATTCTCTTCGAAGAACAATGGAGAAGTACAGTGCATCATGTCGCCTGGTTTTATGCTCCAACAGTTCTTCAAAGGTTACTGAAGCAGTCCGCTCACGATGCCTTAATGTGCGAATAAATGCACCAATGGAGGAAGAG ATTGTTAATGTTTTGGAGTTTATTGCCAAAAAGGAAGGACTTCAATCTCCGCAAGGATTTGCGGCCCGCATTGCGGAAAAGTCAAATAGGAATCTGAGGAGGGCAGTTTTGACATTTGAGACTTGTCGTGTTCAACA ATATCCCTTTACAAACAACCAAGCTATACCTCCAATGGACTGGGAGCAATATGTTTCAGAAATTGCATCAGACATAATGAAAGAGCAGAGCCCTAAAAG GTTGTTTGAGGTTAGAGGAAAGTTATACGAGCTACTAACTAATTGTATTCCACCTGAAATTATTTTGAAG AGGCTGCTTTTCGAACTATTAAAGAAATTGGATTCAGAGTTGAAGCATGAGGTGTCCAACTGGGCTGCCCATTAT GAGCATAGGATGCGCCTTGGACAGAAGGCTATATTTCATCTTGAAG CATTTGTGGCCAAATTCATGAGCATCTACAAGAGTTTCCTTATTTCTACATTTGGCTGA
- the LOC107844065 gene encoding replication factor C subunit 3 isoform X2, producing MLWVDKYRPKTLDKVIVHQDVAQNLQKLVSEGDCPHLLFYGPSGSGKKTLIMALLRQIFGPSADKVKVENKVWKVDAGTRTIDVELTTLSSTHHVELNPSDAGFQDRYVVQEIIKEMAKNRPIDTKGKKGFKVDKLSREAQHSLRRTMEKYSASCRLVLCSNSSSKVTEAVRSRCLNVRINAPMEEEIVNVLEFIAKKEGLQSPQGFAARIAEKSNRNLRRAVLTFETCRVQQYPFTNNQAIPPMDWEQYVSEIASDIMKEQSPKRLFEVRGKLYELLTNCIPPEIILKRLLFELLKKLDSELKHEVSNWAAHYEHRMRLGQKAIFHLEAFVAKFMSIYKSFLISTFG from the exons ATGTTGTGGGTTGACAAGTACCGCCCTAAAACCCTAGACAAAGTTATTGTACACCAGGATGTTGCTCAAAATCTTCAAAAACTG GTTTCGGAGGGAGATTGTCCTCATCTCCTCTTTTACGGGCCTTCCGGCTCAGGGAAGAAAACTTTGATTATGGCACTTCTTAGACAGATTTTTGGTCCCAGTGCTGATAAG gttaaggttgagaacaaGGTTTGGAAAGTTGAT GCTGGTACACGGACAATTGATGTGGAGCTCACGACATTGTCAAGCACTCACCATGTTGAATTAAATCCAAGTGATGCGGGATTTCAGGACAGATATGTTGTTCAAGAGATAATCAAAGAAATGGCCAAGAATAGACCAATTGACACGAAAGGGAAAAAGGGGTTTAAAG TTGACAAGCTCTCAAGAGAAGCACAACATTCTCTTCGAAGAACAATGGAGAAGTACAGTGCATCATGTCGCCTGGTTTTATGCTCCAACAGTTCTTCAAAGGTTACTGAAGCAGTCCGCTCACGATGCCTTAATGTGCGAATAAATGCACCAATGGAGGAAGAG ATTGTTAATGTTTTGGAGTTTATTGCCAAAAAGGAAGGACTTCAATCTCCGCAAGGATTTGCGGCCCGCATTGCGGAAAAGTCAAATAGGAATCTGAGGAGGGCAGTTTTGACATTTGAGACTTGTCGTGTTCAACA ATATCCCTTTACAAACAACCAAGCTATACCTCCAATGGACTGGGAGCAATATGTTTCAGAAATTGCATCAGACATAATGAAAGAGCAGAGCCCTAAAAG GTTGTTTGAGGTTAGAGGAAAGTTATACGAGCTACTAACTAATTGTATTCCACCTGAAATTATTTTGAAG AGGCTGCTTTTCGAACTATTAAAGAAATTGGATTCAGAGTTGAAGCATGAGGTGTCCAACTGGGCTGCCCATTAT GAGCATAGGATGCGCCTTGGACAGAAGGCTATATTTCATCTTGAAG CATTTGTGGCCAAATTCATGAGCATCTACAAGAGTTTCCTTATTTCTACATTTGGCTGA